Proteins co-encoded in one Halorussus lipolyticus genomic window:
- a CDS encoding DUF6276 family protein, whose protein sequence is MPCPECTSEQVAFRVPAELQEYLPEETETAAICTVCLALVLGDASVAESPPESPDFDRISDAFPGGDAGVAMALAVGLLDSLALYRSELAGLLERVERAGTDPLLVLDRLDADPELEPHFDVDRRRTQAEQLLYG, encoded by the coding sequence ATGCCCTGTCCAGAGTGTACAAGTGAACAGGTAGCGTTTCGCGTCCCCGCCGAGTTGCAGGAGTATCTGCCAGAGGAGACCGAAACGGCCGCGATTTGTACCGTCTGTCTGGCGCTCGTCCTCGGCGACGCTTCGGTTGCGGAGTCGCCCCCGGAATCGCCCGACTTCGACCGTATCTCGGACGCATTTCCGGGCGGTGACGCGGGGGTAGCGATGGCGCTCGCGGTCGGTCTGCTGGACTCGCTGGCGCTCTACCGGTCGGAGTTGGCGGGCCTGCTGGAGCGCGTCGAGCGCGCCGGGACCGACCCGCTCCTCGTCTTGGACCGACTGGATGCCGACCCCGAACTGGAACCACACTTCGACGTGGACCGCCGGCGGACGCAGGCCGAGCAGTTGCTCTACGGCTGA
- a CDS encoding DUF6684 family protein, with the protein MANSVFDRETMLDITVNIVPLVILGFFIVYTLIWSPYPTNWFIEGIALGLHIIPFVLLALLTYISARAIEG; encoded by the coding sequence ATGGCCAACTCAGTCTTCGACAGGGAAACGATGCTGGACATCACGGTCAACATCGTTCCGCTCGTCATCTTGGGGTTCTTTATCGTCTACACTCTGATTTGGTCGCCGTACCCGACCAACTGGTTCATCGAGGGCATCGCGCTCGGCCTGCACATCATCCCGTTCGTCCTCCTCGCGCTGTTGACCTACATCTCTGCGCGAGCAATCGAGGGCTAA
- a CDS encoding V-type ATP synthase subunit D, translating to MAKDVKPTRKNLMQIEDRIELSERGHDTLEKKRDGLIMEFMDILDQAQDVRSGLEDDYELAQQKINMARAMEGDVAVRGAAAALKEHPEITTESKNIMGVVVPQIESSKVRKGLDERGYGVLGTSGRIDEAAEAYEELLESIILAAEVETAMKKMLTEIETTKRRVNALEFKLLPELKENQEYIEQKLEEQEREEIFRLKKIKAKKEAEEKEERAAAEAEADEAAETVTADD from the coding sequence ATGGCCAAGGACGTCAAGCCCACTCGGAAGAACTTGATGCAGATTGAGGACCGCATCGAGCTTTCCGAGAGGGGCCACGACACGCTGGAGAAGAAGCGTGACGGTCTCATCATGGAGTTCATGGATATCCTCGACCAAGCCCAAGACGTGCGTTCGGGCCTCGAGGACGACTACGAACTCGCCCAGCAGAAAATCAACATGGCTCGCGCGATGGAGGGCGACGTGGCGGTCCGCGGTGCCGCGGCCGCGCTGAAAGAACACCCCGAAATCACCACCGAGTCCAAGAACATCATGGGCGTCGTCGTGCCCCAAATCGAGTCCAGCAAGGTCCGGAAGGGCTTGGACGAGCGCGGGTACGGCGTCCTCGGGACCAGCGGTCGCATCGACGAGGCCGCCGAGGCCTACGAGGAGCTTCTCGAAAGCATCATCCTCGCCGCAGAGGTTGAGACGGCGATGAAGAAGATGCTGACCGAAATCGAGACGACCAAGCGCCGCGTCAACGCGCTGGAGTTCAAGCTTCTGCCCGAACTCAAGGAGAATCAGGAGTACATCGAGCAGAAACTCGAAGAACAGGAGCGCGAGGAGATTTTCCGCCTCAAGAAAATCAAGGCCAAGAAGGAGGCCGAGGAGAAAGAGGAGCGCGCCGCCGCGGAAGCCGAGGCCGACGAGGCCGCCGAGACGGTTACTGCGGACGACTGA
- a CDS encoding TRAM domain-containing protein: MPDCPLADDCPSFQERIEGMGCQHYGDRGGAEWCDHYSQPIRDLKTAPVKPGEEVVVTVEDIHESGAGVGRTEDGFIVMVDGVLPDARAKVKITNVKSNHARAEELERLPMEGEDDDSDGEADAEADSEDADAPEDDAEDDGPSRPQLGSRDNFWGS; encoded by the coding sequence ATGCCGGACTGTCCACTCGCCGACGATTGCCCGAGTTTTCAGGAGCGTATCGAGGGAATGGGATGCCAACACTACGGTGACCGCGGCGGGGCCGAGTGGTGCGACCACTACAGTCAGCCGATTCGGGACCTCAAGACCGCGCCCGTCAAACCGGGCGAGGAGGTCGTCGTCACGGTCGAAGACATCCACGAGAGCGGTGCGGGCGTGGGTCGAACCGAGGACGGCTTCATCGTCATGGTCGATGGCGTTCTGCCCGACGCTCGCGCGAAGGTCAAAATTACTAACGTCAAGTCCAACCACGCCCGCGCCGAGGAGCTAGAGCGCCTGCCGATGGAGGGCGAAGACGACGACTCCGACGGCGAGGCTGACGCCGAGGCCGACTCCGAGGATGCAGACGCCCCCGAGGACGACGCCGAAGACGACGGCCCCTCGCGGCCCCAACTCGGAAGCCGCGACAACTTCTGGGGGAGCTAA
- a CDS encoding ATP synthase subunit B, translating into MKEYQTITEISGPLVFAEVDEPIGYDEIVEIETPNGDTKRGQVLESSDGLVSIQVFEGTEGIDRKSSVRFLGETMKMPVTEDLLGRVLDGSGNPIDGGPEIVPDRRDDIVGAAINPTAREYPEEFIQTGVSAIDGMNTLVRGQKLPIFSGSGLPHNELALQIARQATVPEEEEAGDDDEGSEFAVVFGAMGITAEEANEFMEDFERTGALERSVVFMNLADDPAVERTVTPRLALTTAEYLAFDKGYHVLVILTDMTNYCEALREIGAAREEVPGRRGYPGYMYTDLAQLYERAGRIEGREGSVTQIPILTMPGDDDTHPIPDLTGYITEGQIYIDRDLNSQGIVPPINVLPSLSRLMDDGIGEGLTREDHGDVSDQMYAAYAEGEDLRDLVNIVGREALSERDNKYLDFADRFEEEFVDQGFDTNRDIDETLDIGWDLLSMLPKEELNRVDEELIEQHYVEDEAEEVAAD; encoded by the coding sequence ATGAAAGAATATCAAACCATCACGGAAATCAGCGGTCCGCTGGTGTTCGCAGAGGTAGACGAACCCATCGGCTACGACGAAATCGTCGAAATCGAGACGCCGAACGGCGACACCAAGCGCGGACAGGTCCTCGAATCGAGCGACGGTCTCGTCTCGATTCAGGTGTTCGAGGGAACCGAGGGTATCGACCGAAAGAGTTCGGTCCGATTCCTCGGCGAGACGATGAAGATGCCCGTTACCGAGGACCTCCTCGGTCGGGTGCTGGACGGTTCCGGCAACCCCATCGACGGCGGTCCGGAAATCGTCCCGGACCGGCGTGACGACATCGTCGGTGCGGCAATCAACCCGACTGCCCGCGAGTACCCCGAGGAGTTCATCCAGACCGGCGTGTCCGCCATCGACGGCATGAACACGCTGGTCCGCGGACAGAAGCTCCCCATCTTCTCCGGTTCCGGGCTTCCGCACAACGAACTCGCGCTTCAGATTGCGCGACAGGCGACGGTGCCGGAAGAGGAGGAAGCGGGCGACGACGACGAAGGCTCCGAGTTCGCAGTGGTCTTCGGTGCGATGGGGATTACGGCCGAGGAGGCCAACGAGTTCATGGAGGACTTCGAGCGCACGGGCGCACTCGAACGCTCCGTGGTCTTCATGAACCTCGCGGACGACCCCGCAGTCGAGCGGACGGTCACGCCGCGCCTCGCCCTGACCACCGCAGAGTACCTCGCGTTCGACAAGGGCTACCACGTGCTGGTCATCCTCACGGACATGACCAACTACTGTGAGGCCCTGCGCGAAATCGGTGCCGCGCGTGAGGAGGTTCCGGGCCGACGTGGCTACCCCGGTTACATGTACACCGACCTCGCGCAACTCTACGAGCGTGCCGGACGTATCGAGGGCAGAGAGGGGTCTGTCACGCAGATTCCCATCCTCACGATGCCCGGCGACGACGACACCCACCCGATTCCGGACCTGACCGGTTACATTACCGAGGGTCAGATTTACATCGACCGGGACCTGAACTCGCAGGGCATCGTCCCGCCCATCAACGTCCTGCCGAGTCTCTCCCGACTCATGGACGACGGGATTGGCGAGGGCCTGACCCGCGAGGACCACGGCGACGTGTCCGACCAGATGTACGCCGCGTACGCGGAGGGTGAGGACCTGCGTGACCTCGTGAACATCGTCGGCCGAGAGGCCCTCTCCGAGCGTGACAACAAGTACCTCGACTTCGCCGACCGGTTCGAAGAGGAGTTCGTGGACCAAGGCTTCGACACGAACCGCGACATCGACGAGACACTCGACATCGGTTGGGACCTCCTGAGCATGCTCCCCAAGGAGGAACTCAACCGCGTGGACGAGGAACTCATCGAACAGCACTACGTCGAGGACGAAGCCGAAGAAGTCGCCGCGGACTGA
- a CDS encoding SDR family oxidoreductase, with the protein MDLGLDGNSALVTASSSGLGRASAKALAEEGANVALCARGEEQLQDAKAEIESAGDGDVVAVQTDITDPDEIEALVDATVDEFGGLDHLVTSAGGPPSGTFLDTTERDWYEAYDLLVMSAVWLSKAAHPHLVESDAGTVVNVTSTSVREAIDGLVLSNAVRRGVIGLMKTQAREWAPDVRVNAVLPGAHETPRIQELVEAAVERGEYDTYAEGLASWADDIPLNRVGQPKELGDAVAFLSSERASFVNGVSLPVDGGRLRS; encoded by the coding sequence ATGGACCTCGGATTAGACGGCAATTCGGCACTCGTAACGGCGAGTTCGAGCGGACTCGGCCGGGCCTCCGCGAAGGCCCTCGCCGAGGAGGGCGCGAACGTCGCCCTCTGCGCTCGCGGCGAGGAGCAACTCCAAGACGCCAAGGCGGAAATCGAGTCGGCGGGCGACGGCGACGTGGTGGCGGTCCAGACCGACATCACCGACCCCGACGAAATCGAGGCGCTGGTTGACGCCACCGTTGACGAGTTCGGCGGACTCGACCATCTCGTGACCTCGGCCGGTGGTCCCCCCAGCGGCACCTTCCTCGACACCACCGAGCGCGACTGGTACGAGGCCTACGACCTGCTGGTGATGAGCGCGGTCTGGTTGAGTAAGGCCGCCCACCCGCACCTCGTGGAGAGCGACGCCGGCACCGTGGTCAACGTGACCTCGACCAGCGTCCGCGAGGCCATCGACGGGTTGGTCCTCTCGAACGCGGTCCGGCGCGGCGTCATCGGCCTGATGAAGACCCAAGCCCGCGAGTGGGCACCCGACGTGCGGGTCAACGCCGTCCTGCCCGGTGCCCACGAGACGCCCCGGATTCAGGAACTCGTGGAGGCCGCCGTCGAGCGCGGCGAGTACGACACCTACGCCGAGGGACTGGCGTCGTGGGCCGACGACATCCCGCTGAATCGAGTGGGCCAACCGAAAGAACTCGGCGACGCGGTGGCCTTCCTCTCCAGCGAACGCGCGAGTTTCGTCAACGGCGTCTCCCTGCCGGTGGACGGCGGCCGCCTCCGAAGCTAA
- a CDS encoding Tfx family DNA-binding protein — MQSRGFFAHERVATTMSDEYDADELLDRAGFDAEQSVLTRRQAEVLALRERGVAQADIAETLGTSRANVSSVEASARENVRKARETVAFAEALRAPVRVVVEEDTDLYDVPSRVYDACDEAGVKVNHAAPELMKRVSDEAGDAVEGREVHEDLLIGVTTDGEVTVRKSREVRR; from the coding sequence TTGCAGTCGCGCGGGTTTTTTGCTCACGAGCGCGTAGCCACGACCATGAGCGACGAGTACGACGCCGACGAACTCCTCGACCGGGCGGGGTTCGACGCTGAACAGAGCGTGCTGACCCGCCGACAGGCCGAGGTGCTGGCTCTGCGCGAGCGAGGAGTCGCGCAGGCGGACATCGCCGAGACGCTGGGCACCTCGCGGGCCAACGTCTCCAGCGTCGAGGCCAGCGCCCGCGAGAACGTCCGGAAGGCACGCGAGACGGTGGCGTTCGCCGAGGCCCTGCGCGCGCCGGTCCGGGTCGTGGTCGAGGAGGACACCGACCTCTACGACGTACCCTCGCGGGTCTACGACGCCTGCGACGAGGCGGGCGTGAAGGTCAACCACGCCGCCCCGGAGTTGATGAAGCGCGTGAGCGACGAGGCCGGGGACGCGGTGGAAGGTCGGGAAGTCCACGAGGACCTCCTCATCGGCGTCACGACCGACGGCGAGGTGACGGTGCGGAAATCGCGGGAAGTCCGGCGATAA